One Notolabrus celidotus isolate fNotCel1 chromosome 18, fNotCel1.pri, whole genome shotgun sequence DNA window includes the following coding sequences:
- the LOC117830452 gene encoding ras-related protein Rab-5C-like codes for MAGRGGGSTRPNGAAAANKICQFKLVLLGESAVGKSSLVLRFVKGQFHEFQESTIGAAFLTQTVCLDDTTVKFEIWDTAGQERYHSLAPMYYRGAQAAIVVYDITNTDTFTRAKNWVKELQRQASPNIVIALAGNKADIANKRAVDLQEAQTYADDNSLLFMETSAKTAMNVNEIFMAIAKKLPKNEAQGGAGAGGRTRTGVDLQEAAPQGRSSCCSSGN; via the exons atGGCTGGACGTGGTGGAGGATCAACAAGGCCTAATGGTGCCGCAGCAGCAAATAAAATCTGCCAGTTTAAACTGGTGCTGCTGGGAGAGTCAGCGGTGGGCAAATCCAGCTTGGTGCTGCGATTTGTCAAAGGCCAGTTTCATGAATTCCAGGAGAGCACAATCGGGG ctgccttCCTCACTCAGACCGTCTGTTTGGACGACACCACTGTGAAGTTTGAGATCTGGGACACAGCAGGTCAGGAGCGCTACCACAGTCTGGCTCCAATGTACTACAGAGGCGCTCAGGCTGCCATCGTGGTCTACGACATCACCAACACA GATACTTTCACACGAGCTAAGAACTGggtgaaggagctgcagagacaagCCAGTCCCAACATAGTGATCGCTCTGGCTGGAAACAAGGCGGACATCGCAAACAAGAGAGCTGTAGACCTCCAG GAGGCACAAACATACGCTGATGACAACAGTCTACTCTTCATGGAGACTTCAGCCAAGACTGCCATGAATGTCAATGAAATTTTCATGGCTATTG CGAAGAAGCTGCCCAAGAACGAAGCTCAGGGAGGGGCCGGAGCAGGCGGACGGACCAGAACCGGGGTGGATCTACAGGAAGCGGCTCCCCAGGGCCGCAGCTCGTGCTGCAGCTCGGGCAATTAG